From the genome of Epinephelus moara isolate mb chromosome 10, YSFRI_EMoa_1.0, whole genome shotgun sequence, one region includes:
- the lmo4b gene encoding LIM domain transcription factor LMO4b — protein MVNPGGSSQPPPVGTGSLSWKRCAGCGGKIADRFLLYTMDSYWHSRCLKCSCCQAQLGEIGTSCYTKSGMILCRNDYIRLFGNSGACSACGQSIPASELVMRAQGNVYHLKCFTCSTCRNRLVPGDRFHYINGSLFCEHDRPTALINGHLSSLQTNPLLPDQKVC, from the exons ATGGTGAATCCCGGAGGCAGCAGCCAGCCACCACCGGTGGGCACAGGCTCTCTGTCCTGGAAGCGGTGTGCAGGGTGCGGGGGCAAAATCGCAGACCGTTTCCTCCTCTACACCATGGACAGCTACTGGCACAGCCGATGCCTCAAGTGCTCCTGCTGCCAGGCCCAGCTGGGCGAAATCGGCACGTCGTGCTACACAAAAAGCGGCATGATCCTCTGCAGAAACGACTACATCAG ATTATTTGGAAACAGTGGAGCTTGCAGCGCTTGTGGTCAGTCCATTCCAGCCAGCGAGCTGGTGATGAGGGCGCAGGGCAACGTGTACCACCTCAAG TGTTTCACATGTTCCACCTGCCGGAACCGGCTCGTCCCCGGGGATCGGTTCCACTACATCAACGGCAGCCTGTTCTGCGAACACGACAGACCCACAGCGCTCATCAACGGCCATTTGAGTTCACTGCAGACGAACCCACTACTGCCCGACCAGAAG GTGTGTTAG